In one Aestuariirhabdus haliotis genomic region, the following are encoded:
- a CDS encoding benzoate/H(+) symporter BenE family transporter: MAAVSRLSAGFVAVLVGYTSSAAIIFQAADAAGATPEQIGSWLWALGIGMGLTSIGFSFYYRHPVLTAWSTPGAALLVTALSGVSLAEAIGVFLFSSALITLCGLTGWFDKLMGWIPQSLASAMLAGVLLAFGLKLFSALEQQAVLVSVMLASYLLGKIYWSRYVIPIALMAGCVLAAASGLVEFDSIRLDIAVPVLTRPEFSMAALVGVGIPLFIVTMASQNVPGMATLRANGYRTPASPLMTWTGITGLLMAPLGGFAYNLAAITAAICMGKDADPDPNKRYQASMWAGGFYLLTGIFGATVVGLFNAFPNELVMAIAGLALLATIGSSLSTALQGESKREAALITFLITASGVSLFGIGSAFWGLVIGGLAHGLLKNN, translated from the coding sequence ATGGCGGCAGTATCGAGACTATCGGCGGGCTTTGTTGCTGTGTTGGTGGGGTATACCAGTTCAGCAGCGATCATATTCCAGGCGGCCGATGCCGCCGGAGCAACCCCGGAACAGATTGGATCCTGGCTGTGGGCATTAGGTATCGGGATGGGGCTGACCAGTATCGGATTCTCCTTCTACTACCGACACCCGGTACTAACGGCCTGGTCAACACCGGGTGCTGCCCTGTTAGTAACGGCTTTATCCGGGGTGTCTCTGGCGGAAGCCATTGGGGTGTTCCTGTTCAGTTCGGCGTTGATTACCCTCTGTGGGTTAACCGGCTGGTTCGATAAATTGATGGGTTGGATACCTCAATCCCTGGCCTCGGCCATGTTGGCCGGTGTGTTATTGGCTTTTGGACTGAAACTATTCAGTGCGCTAGAGCAACAAGCGGTGCTGGTCTCGGTTATGTTAGCCAGCTATTTGCTGGGCAAAATCTATTGGTCGCGTTATGTGATCCCGATCGCCCTGATGGCTGGCTGTGTTCTGGCCGCGGCCTCGGGGCTGGTGGAATTCGATTCGATACGCCTGGATATAGCGGTTCCTGTACTAACGCGTCCCGAGTTTTCGATGGCGGCATTGGTCGGTGTCGGTATCCCCTTGTTTATCGTCACCATGGCTTCGCAAAATGTGCCGGGTATGGCCACACTTCGCGCCAACGGTTATCGCACCCCGGCATCCCCGTTAATGACCTGGACCGGAATAACCGGATTGTTGATGGCACCGCTGGGTGGTTTTGCTTATAACCTGGCCGCAATTACAGCCGCTATCTGCATGGGTAAAGATGCCGATCCTGATCCGAATAAACGTTACCAGGCATCCATGTGGGCCGGTGGTTTTTATCTGCTGACAGGTATTTTTGGCGCCACGGTTGTGGGGTTGTTTAATGCGTTTCCCAATGAGCTGGTCATGGCAATTGCAGGTTTGGCGCTGTTGGCGACCATCGGATCCAGTTTGTCGACAGCGCTGCAGGGTGAATCCAAACGTGAAGCGGCGTTGATCACGTTTTTGATCACTGCATCGGGGGTGTCTTTATTTGGGATTGGCAGTGCTTTTTGGGGATTAGTGATCGGCGGTCTGGCGCATGGATTATTAAAAAATAATTAG